From a region of the Rhinopithecus roxellana isolate Shanxi Qingling chromosome 8, ASM756505v1, whole genome shotgun sequence genome:
- the LOC104656061 gene encoding glutathione S-transferase Mu 2 isoform X2 — protein MPMTLGYWNIRGLAHSIRLLLEYTGSSYEEKKYTMGDAPDYDRSQWLNEKFKLGLDFPNLPYLIDGTHKITQSNAILRYIARKHNLCGETEKEKIWEDILENQLMDNRMQLARLCYDPDFEKLKPEYLEGLPEMLKLYSQFLGKQPWFLGDKITFVDFIAYDVLERNQVFEPSCLDAFPNLKDFISRFEVVSRRDSPWNQKTEPRFLSAMKGASKKLSRSREKKKTEEGAFDLSDRDFHFRLSRDIHTPGSLAFRLDQGLTPSPRTPPLF, from the exons ATGCCCATGACACTGGGGTACTGGAACATCCGCGGG CTGGCCCACTCCATCCGCCTGCTCCTGGAATACACAGGCTCAAGTTACGAGGAAAAGAAGTACACAATGGGGGATG CTCCTGACTATGACAGAAGCCAGTGGCTGAATGAAAAATTCAAGCTGGGCCTGGACTTTCCCAAT CTGCCCTACTTGATTGATGGGACTCACAAGATCACCCAGAGCAACGCCATCCTGCGCTACATTGCCCGCAAGCACAACCTGT GTGGGGAGACCGAAAAGGAGAAGATTTGGGAAGACATTTTGGAGAACCAGCTTATGGACAACCGCATGCAGCTGGCCAGACTCTGCTATGACCCAGATTTT GAGAAACTGAAGCCAGAATACCTGGAGGGACTCCCTGAAATGCTGAAGCTCTACTCACAGTTTCTGGGGAAGCAGCCATGGTTTCTTGGGGACAAG ATCACCTTTGTGGATTTCATCGCTTATGATGTCCTTGAGAGAAACCAAGTATTTGAGCCCAGCTGCCTGGACGCCTTCCCAAACCTGAAGGACTTCATCTCCCGATTTGAG gttgtttccagaagagattcgCCTTGGAATCAGAAGACTGAGCCAAGATTTCTCTCGGCAATGAAGGGGGCTTCCAAGAAACTGTCAAGgtccagagagaagaaaaagacagaggaaggtGCATTTGATCTCTCTGACAGGGACTTCCATTTCCGTCTATCCCGGGACATCCACACTCCTGGTTCTCTGGCCTTCAGACTTGATCAGGGTCTAACACCGTCGCCTCGCACCCCACCCTTGTTCTGA
- the LOC104656061 gene encoding glutathione S-transferase Mu 2 isoform X3 codes for MPMTLGYWNIRGLAHSIRLLLEYTGSSYEEKKYTMGDAPDYDRSQWLNEKFKLGLDFPNLPYLIDGTHKITQSNAILRYIARKHNLCGETEKEKIWEDILENQLMDNRMQLARLCYDPDFEKLKPEYLEGLPEMLKLYSQFLGKQPWFLGDKITFVDFIAYDVLERNQVFEPSCLDAFPNLKDFISRFEGLEKISAYMKSSRFLPRPVFTKMAVWGNK; via the exons ATGCCCATGACACTGGGGTACTGGAACATCCGCGGG CTGGCCCACTCCATCCGCCTGCTCCTGGAATACACAGGCTCAAGTTACGAGGAAAAGAAGTACACAATGGGGGATG CTCCTGACTATGACAGAAGCCAGTGGCTGAATGAAAAATTCAAGCTGGGCCTGGACTTTCCCAAT CTGCCCTACTTGATTGATGGGACTCACAAGATCACCCAGAGCAACGCCATCCTGCGCTACATTGCCCGCAAGCACAACCTGT GTGGGGAGACCGAAAAGGAGAAGATTTGGGAAGACATTTTGGAGAACCAGCTTATGGACAACCGCATGCAGCTGGCCAGACTCTGCTATGACCCAGATTTT GAGAAACTGAAGCCAGAATACCTGGAGGGACTCCCTGAAATGCTGAAGCTCTACTCACAGTTTCTGGGGAAGCAGCCATGGTTTCTTGGGGACAAG ATCACCTTTGTGGATTTCATCGCTTATGATGTCCTTGAGAGAAACCAAGTATTTGAGCCCAGCTGCCTGGACGCCTTCCCAAACCTGAAGGACTTCATCTCCCGATTTGAG GGCTTGGAGAAGATCTCTGCCTACATGAAGTCCAGCCGCTTCCTCCCAAGACCTGTGTTCACAAAGATGGCTGTCTGGGGCAACAAGTAA
- the LOC104656061 gene encoding glutathione S-transferase Mu 2 isoform X1, producing the protein MPMTLGYWNIRGLPYLIDGTHKITQSNAILRYIARKHNLCGETEKEKIWEDILENQLMDNRMQLARLCYDPDFEKLKPEYLEGLPEMLKLYSQFLGKQPWFLGDKITFVDFIAYDVLERNQVFEPSCLDAFPNLKDFISRFEVVSRRDSPWNQKTEPRFLSAMKGASKKLSRSREKKKTEEGAFDLSDRDFHFRLSRDIHTPGSLAFRLDQGLTPSPRTPPLF; encoded by the exons ATGCCCATGACACTGGGGTACTGGAACATCCGCGGG CTGCCCTACTTGATTGATGGGACTCACAAGATCACCCAGAGCAACGCCATCCTGCGCTACATTGCCCGCAAGCACAACCTGT GTGGGGAGACCGAAAAGGAGAAGATTTGGGAAGACATTTTGGAGAACCAGCTTATGGACAACCGCATGCAGCTGGCCAGACTCTGCTATGACCCAGATTTT GAGAAACTGAAGCCAGAATACCTGGAGGGACTCCCTGAAATGCTGAAGCTCTACTCACAGTTTCTGGGGAAGCAGCCATGGTTTCTTGGGGACAAG ATCACCTTTGTGGATTTCATCGCTTATGATGTCCTTGAGAGAAACCAAGTATTTGAGCCCAGCTGCCTGGACGCCTTCCCAAACCTGAAGGACTTCATCTCCCGATTTGAG gttgtttccagaagagattcgCCTTGGAATCAGAAGACTGAGCCAAGATTTCTCTCGGCAATGAAGGGGGCTTCCAAGAAACTGTCAAGgtccagagagaagaaaaagacagaggaaggtGCATTTGATCTCTCTGACAGGGACTTCCATTTCCGTCTATCCCGGGACATCCACACTCCTGGTTCTCTGGCCTTCAGACTTGATCAGGGTCTAACACCGTCGCCTCGCACCCCACCCTTGTTCTGA
- the LOC104656071 gene encoding glutathione S-transferase Mu 5, giving the protein MPMILGYWDIRGLAHAIRLLLEYTDSSYEEKKYLMGHAPDYDRSQWLNEKFKLGLDFPNLPYLIDGTHKITQSNAILRYIARKHNLCGETEEEKILVDILENQLMDSRMEMVRLCFDPNFEKLKPKYLEGLPEKLKLYSQFLGKRPWFTGDKITFVDFLAYDVLDMKRIVEPGCLDSFPNLKDFISRFEGLKKISAYMKSSRFHRGLLFGTTATWNST; this is encoded by the exons ATGCCCATGATCCTGGGGTACTGGGACATCCGCGGG CTGGCCCACGCCATCCGCCTGCTCCTGGAATACACAGACTCAAGCTATGAGGAAAAGAAGTACCTGATGGGGCACG CTCCTGACTATGACAGAAGCCAGTGGCTGAATGAAAAATTCAAGCTGGGCCTGGACTTTCCCAAT CTGCCTTACTTGATTGATGGGACTCACAAGATCACCCAGAGCAACGCCATCCTGCGCTACATTGCCCGCAAGCACAACCTGT GTggggagacagaagaggagaagatTCTTGTGGACATTTTGGAGAACCAGCTTATGGACAGCCGCATGGAGATGGTCAGACTCTGCTTTGACCCAAATTTT GAGAAACTGAAGCCAAAATACTTGGAGGGACTCCCTGAAAAGCTGAAGCTCTACTCACAGTTTCTGGGGAAGCGGCCGTGGTTTACAGGAGACAAG ATCACCTTTGTGGATTTCCTCGCCTATGATGTCCTTGACATGAAGCGTATAGTTGAGCCCGGCTGCCTGGACTCCTTCCCAAACCTGAAGGACTTCATCTCCCGCTTTGAG GGTTTGAAGAAGATCTCTGCCTACATGAAGTCCAGCCGATTCCACCGAGGCCTTTTGTTCGGAACGACAGCCACGTGGAACAGCACATAG